From a region of the Halolamina sp. CBA1230 genome:
- a CDS encoding YbjQ family protein, giving the protein MQTSTTETITGAEIAETLGTVRGNTVRARNVGRDFTQSLRNLIGGEMKAYTELLSDSREQAEERMLEKAEELGADAVVCMRFETSEIAGTGAEMLAYGTAVKLE; this is encoded by the coding sequence ATGCAGACCTCCACGACCGAGACGATCACGGGTGCGGAGATCGCGGAGACGCTGGGGACGGTCCGAGGGAACACCGTCCGGGCGCGCAACGTCGGCCGGGACTTCACCCAGAGCCTGCGGAACCTGATCGGCGGCGAGATGAAGGCGTACACCGAACTGCTGTCGGACTCCCGCGAGCAGGCCGAGGAACGGATGCTGGAGAAAGCCGAAGAGCTGGGCGCCGACGCGGTGGTGTGTATGCGATTCGAGACCTCCGAGATCGCGGGCACCGGCGCGGAGATGCTGGCCTACGGGACCGCGGTAAAGCTGGAGTAA
- a CDS encoding methylmalonyl-CoA mutase — protein sequence MFDDEDLAEIREGKERWEEETYGPTVERFGERKETFTTDTGGQEVDPLYTPDDIAEKDYEEEIGFPGEEPYTRGVYSTMHRGRLWTMRQYAGMGTAAETNERFHYLLDQGQTGLSMAFDLPTQMGHDSDADMAQGEVGRSGVAIDSIEDMKTVFDGIPLDEVSTSMTINAPASVLLALYIAVGDEQGVDREELRGTIQNDILKEYAARNTYIYPPDASMRLITDIFEFCAEETPNFNTISISGYHIREAGSTAAQEVAFTLGNGIEYVEAAIDAGLDVDEFAPQLSFFFNAHNNIFEEAAKFRAARRMWAEIMDERFDAENPKSKQLKFHTQTGGSTLTAQQIENNVVRVAYQALSAVLGGTQSLHTNGKDEALALPTEESVRTALRTQQILAHESGAADTIDPLAGSYYVESLTDDIEEEAFDILDDVDERGGMRGAIEEQWVQRQIQEVAFERQQEIEEGERIIVGVNEFEVEDAEPEMDLESIDEEDEQEQIERLEQLREERDDDAVDAALDDLREAAEGEENVMPYIVDAVKAKATVGEVCNVMRDAFGEYQQGVSV from the coding sequence ATGTTCGACGACGAGGACCTCGCGGAGATCCGCGAGGGGAAGGAGCGCTGGGAGGAGGAGACCTACGGCCCGACCGTCGAGCGCTTCGGCGAGCGCAAGGAGACGTTCACCACCGACACCGGCGGGCAGGAGGTCGACCCGCTGTACACCCCCGACGACATCGCCGAGAAGGATTACGAGGAGGAGATCGGCTTCCCCGGCGAGGAGCCGTACACCCGCGGCGTCTACTCCACGATGCATCGCGGGCGGCTCTGGACGATGCGGCAGTACGCCGGGATGGGCACCGCCGCGGAGACCAACGAGCGCTTCCACTACCTGCTCGATCAGGGGCAGACCGGGCTCTCGATGGCGTTCGACCTGCCCACGCAGATGGGCCACGACTCCGACGCCGACATGGCACAGGGGGAGGTCGGGCGGTCGGGGGTCGCGATCGACTCCATCGAGGACATGAAGACCGTGTTCGACGGCATCCCCCTCGACGAGGTCTCGACCTCGATGACGATCAACGCCCCCGCGAGCGTGCTGCTCGCGCTGTACATCGCCGTCGGCGACGAGCAGGGCGTCGACCGCGAGGAGCTCCGGGGGACCATCCAGAACGACATCCTGAAAGAGTACGCCGCGCGGAACACGTACATCTATCCGCCCGACGCGTCGATGCGGCTGATCACGGACATCTTCGAGTTCTGCGCCGAGGAGACGCCGAACTTCAACACCATCTCCATCTCGGGCTACCACATCCGCGAGGCCGGCTCCACGGCGGCCCAGGAGGTCGCGTTCACGCTCGGCAACGGGATCGAGTACGTCGAGGCGGCGATCGACGCCGGCCTCGACGTCGACGAGTTCGCCCCGCAGCTCTCCTTCTTCTTCAACGCCCACAACAACATCTTCGAGGAGGCCGCGAAGTTCCGCGCCGCCCGGCGGATGTGGGCGGAGATCATGGACGAGCGCTTCGACGCCGAGAACCCCAAGTCGAAACAGCTGAAGTTCCACACCCAGACCGGCGGCTCCACCCTGACCGCCCAGCAGATCGAGAACAACGTCGTCCGCGTCGCCTACCAGGCGCTATCGGCCGTCCTCGGCGGCACCCAGAGCCTCCACACCAACGGGAAGGACGAGGCGCTCGCCCTCCCCACGGAGGAGTCGGTCCGCACCGCGCTCCGGACCCAGCAGATCCTCGCCCACGAGTCCGGCGCCGCCGACACGATCGATCCGCTGGCCGGCAGCTACTACGTCGAGAGCCTCACCGACGACATCGAGGAGGAGGCGTTCGACATCCTCGACGACGTGGACGAGCGCGGCGGGATGCGCGGCGCGATCGAGGAGCAGTGGGTCCAGCGCCAGATCCAGGAGGTCGCCTTCGAGCGCCAGCAGGAGATCGAGGAGGGCGAGCGGATCATCGTCGGCGTCAACGAGTTCGAGGTCGAGGACGCCGAACCCGAGATGGATCTGGAGTCGATCGACGAGGAGGACGAGCAGGAACAGATCGAACGGCTGGAACAGCTCCGCGAGGAGCGCGACGACGACGCCGTCGACGCGGCGCTCGACGACCTCCGCGAGGCCGCCGAGGGCGAGGAGAACGTGATGCCGTACATCGTCGACGCCGTGAAGGCGAAAGCGACGGTCGGCGAGGTCTGCAACGTGATGCGGGACGCCTTCGGCGAGTACCAGCAGGGCGTCTCGGTCTGA